Proteins co-encoded in one Candidatus Thiodictyon syntrophicum genomic window:
- a CDS encoding maltoporin: protein MKARVLTAAFAACLASGALPAEDAAKNYLPDFHGYLRSGLGATSGGGDQSCFQSNGADSKYRLGNECETYMEIVLGKSLWEQNGQSFYIDTRIAYKSGQQNDWEEDPGDGSGSNSDSISGDRAVAAHPYRDSVVSLREANAQFRGVIPGQKRSNLWAGKRFYQRHDIHMADFYYWDISGPGVGLEYWTLGPGDLSVAWIRNTDGAWANGLGTDFWATDGIRPNVVNNVVSLRYANLKTNKDGSLELGAEWGGADLTNGQRNYLFVNADDEVYQRGFDNQNGWMFTAEHTQGNWFGSGYNKFAAQYANGSMAATGNNDTHSHSFSNVNRMWRVIDHGVLVFNSRIAMMYATWYESKKSIDGGTKDWFSIGIRPQYNWSDTMNTTLEVGYDNVAFGHDWAGYIPDPTQPDYIANCAERNNHCVLTKVTLAQQWQAGPSIWARPVLRLFVTYADWNQGNYPQTPGIIPIRDTTGTTFGAQVEAWW from the coding sequence ATGAAAGCTCGCGTGTTGACGGCGGCCTTCGCCGCCTGCCTGGCGTCAGGTGCGCTCCCGGCCGAGGATGCGGCCAAGAACTACCTGCCGGACTTCCACGGCTATCTGCGTTCCGGGCTCGGTGCCACCAGCGGCGGCGGGGACCAATCCTGCTTCCAGTCCAATGGCGCCGACAGCAAATACCGCCTCGGCAACGAGTGCGAGACCTACATGGAGATCGTGCTCGGCAAATCGCTGTGGGAGCAGAACGGCCAGAGCTTCTACATCGATACCCGCATCGCCTACAAATCCGGGCAACAGAACGACTGGGAAGAGGACCCGGGCGACGGCTCCGGTTCCAACAGCGACTCGATCTCCGGTGATCGCGCCGTCGCCGCCCACCCGTACCGGGACTCGGTGGTGTCGCTGCGCGAGGCCAACGCCCAGTTCCGCGGCGTGATTCCCGGCCAGAAGCGCTCCAACCTGTGGGCCGGCAAGCGCTTCTATCAGCGCCACGATATCCACATGGCGGACTTTTACTATTGGGATATCTCCGGCCCCGGGGTCGGCCTGGAATATTGGACGCTGGGCCCCGGGGACCTGTCGGTGGCCTGGATCCGCAACACCGACGGCGCCTGGGCCAACGGTCTGGGGACCGATTTCTGGGCTACGGACGGCATCCGCCCGAACGTCGTCAATAACGTCGTGAGCCTGCGTTATGCCAACCTGAAGACCAACAAGGACGGCAGCCTGGAGCTGGGCGCCGAGTGGGGCGGGGCCGATCTGACCAACGGCCAGAGAAATTATCTGTTCGTCAACGCCGATGACGAGGTCTATCAGCGCGGTTTCGACAATCAGAACGGTTGGATGTTTACCGCCGAGCACACCCAGGGCAACTGGTTCGGCTCCGGCTACAACAAGTTCGCGGCCCAGTATGCCAACGGCAGTATGGCCGCCACCGGCAACAACGACACCCACAGCCACAGCTTCTCCAATGTGAACCGGATGTGGCGGGTCATCGACCATGGGGTACTCGTCTTCAACAGCCGCATCGCGATGATGTACGCGACCTGGTATGAGTCGAAGAAATCGATCGACGGCGGCACCAAGGATTGGTTCTCCATCGGCATCCGCCCCCAGTACAACTGGTCGGATACGATGAACACGACGCTCGAGGTTGGTTATGACAATGTGGCCTTCGGGCACGACTGGGCCGGCTATATCCCGGACCCTACCCAACCGGACTATATTGCGAACTGCGCCGAGCGCAACAACCACTGCGTCCTGACCAAGGTGACGCTGGCCCAGCAGTGGCAGGCGGGCCCGAGCATCTGGGCACGTCCGGTGCTGCGTCTGTTCGTCACCTACGCGGATTGGAACCAGGGTAACTACCCCCAGACCCCGGGTATCATCCCGATCAGGGATACCACCGGTACCACCTTCGGCGCCCAAGTGGAGGCCTGGTGGTGA
- a CDS encoding MalM family protein, with amino-acid sequence MPRSLTVTALALALVTVAGCAGSGKTTWVAPLESRSPMYTAVSPSAAASLATLSAVRVCCDTLSALHYQPLNTGDSEFFKLDANSQAFAFATGKSLLAAFVIPDELERATLTIEAIAGATVFVPTVLILDRDFRVSRAIDSSNFKYTPAGFMEPQRLRGKVYLDRRQGGELAAEKYLIVFTTDKDLRGSTRMMSEARLYARAHGLVDPGLPDPIAQHAATGVFRMGVGDLEVSAASTTQYVRQQQGASRYVPPTSAVAPAPRPARPAAQPSARVAKAGAQPMLKETQTMYDRMIQQSVALGDMDRAWRLVQEAERAGSTTARATFVGAVENK; translated from the coding sequence ATGCCCAGATCTCTTACCGTCACCGCGCTCGCCCTTGCCCTGGTGACCGTCGCCGGCTGCGCCGGTTCGGGCAAGACCACCTGGGTCGCCCCCCTGGAGTCGCGCTCGCCCATGTATACGGCAGTCAGTCCGAGCGCCGCCGCGAGCCTCGCGACGCTCTCTGCCGTGCGGGTCTGTTGCGACACCCTCTCGGCGCTGCACTATCAACCATTGAACACCGGGGACAGCGAATTTTTCAAGCTCGACGCCAATTCGCAGGCCTTCGCGTTCGCGACCGGCAAGAGCCTGCTTGCCGCCTTCGTGATCCCGGATGAACTGGAACGTGCCACCCTCACCATCGAGGCGATCGCCGGGGCCACGGTCTTCGTCCCCACGGTCCTGATCCTGGATCGGGACTTCCGGGTCAGCCGCGCCATCGATTCCAGCAATTTCAAATACACCCCGGCCGGTTTCATGGAGCCCCAACGCCTGCGGGGCAAGGTCTATCTGGACCGCCGTCAGGGGGGGGAACTGGCGGCCGAGAAGTACCTGATCGTCTTCACGACGGATAAGGACCTGCGTGGCTCGACCCGGATGATGAGCGAGGCCAGGCTCTATGCCCGCGCCCATGGCCTGGTGGACCCCGGCCTGCCGGACCCCATCGCCCAGCACGCCGCCACCGGGGTGTTCCGGATGGGGGTGGGGGACCTGGAGGTTTCCGCCGCCTCCACCACCCAGTATGTCAGGCAGCAGCAAGGCGCGAGCCGCTATGTGCCCCCGACCAGCGCCGTTGCCCCAGCGCCGCGGCCGGCGCGGCCCGCGGCCCAGCCAAGCGCCCGCGTGGCCAAGGCCGGCGCGCAGCCGATGCTGAAGGAGACCCAGACCATGTACGACCGGATGATCCAGCAATCCGTCGCGCTGGGTGACATGGACCGCGCCTGGCGGCTGGTCCAGGAGGCCGAGCGGGCCGGCTCTACCACGGCGCGCGCGACCTTCGTCGGCGCGGTGGAGAACAAATAG
- the malQ gene encoding 4-alpha-glucanotransferase, translated as MHRTSGILLHPTSLPGPFGIGDLGPSAHRFVDFLTQAGQGLWQVLPLGPTGYRDSPYQCISAYAGNPLLISPESLLAAGWIDPADLEHPDFPDAAVDFGPAHAWKGALLDRAHQGFLTRADQGQRDAFARFQEEHRDWLVDYSLFSALKSAFDLRPWTAWPAPLALREPAALQAWAQDNAPQIERECLVQFLFFSQWSALRDYAHERGVHLVGDMPIFVAHDSAEVWTHREWFQLEPDGQPTVIAGVPPDYFSPTGQRWGNPLYDWPALAADGYGFWVQRLRRLLGVTDLVRVDHFRGFAAYWEVPASEETAVNGHWVPGPGMDLFNALRDALGGDLPLIAEDLGVITPDVEALRDGLELPGMAILQFAFEDTSECFGHCQFLPHNHRPRQVVYTGTHDNNTIGGWWSEQAEPIRSLVCRYFDIDGSEPHWAFIRAALASVASLALFPLQDLMGAGAAATMNRPGTVQGNWVWRFREEDLDPAAADRLRDLSRLFCRRPYPPAGG; from the coding sequence ATGCACCGCACCAGCGGCATCCTGCTGCACCCCACCTCCCTCCCGGGTCCCTTCGGCATCGGCGACCTGGGGCCGAGCGCCCACCGCTTCGTCGATTTCCTCACCCAGGCCGGCCAAGGGCTCTGGCAGGTCCTGCCGCTCGGGCCCACCGGTTACCGGGATTCCCCCTACCAGTGCATCAGCGCCTACGCCGGCAACCCCTTGCTGATCAGTCCGGAGTCCTTGCTCGCGGCCGGTTGGATCGACCCCGCGGACCTCGAACACCCGGACTTTCCGGACGCGGCCGTGGACTTCGGCCCGGCCCACGCCTGGAAGGGTGCCCTGCTCGATCGTGCCCACCAGGGTTTCCTCACCCGCGCCGACCAGGGCCAGCGCGACGCCTTTGCCCGCTTCCAGGAGGAGCACCGCGACTGGCTGGTCGACTACAGCCTCTTCAGCGCGCTGAAGAGCGCCTTCGACCTGCGGCCCTGGACCGCCTGGCCAGCGCCGCTGGCGCTGCGTGAACCGGCAGCGCTCCAGGCCTGGGCCCAGGACAACGCGCCGCAGATCGAGCGCGAGTGTCTGGTCCAGTTCCTTTTTTTCAGCCAGTGGTCGGCGTTGCGTGACTATGCACACGAGCGCGGCGTCCACCTGGTGGGCGACATGCCGATCTTCGTCGCCCACGACTCGGCCGAGGTCTGGACCCATCGCGAGTGGTTCCAACTGGAGCCGGACGGCCAGCCCACCGTCATCGCCGGGGTCCCGCCCGATTATTTCAGCCCCACCGGCCAGCGTTGGGGCAACCCGCTCTACGACTGGCCCGCCCTGGCCGCCGACGGCTACGGGTTCTGGGTGCAGCGTCTGCGCCGCCTGCTGGGGGTCACGGACCTGGTGCGGGTGGACCACTTCCGCGGCTTTGCCGCCTATTGGGAGGTCCCGGCGAGCGAGGAGACGGCGGTCAACGGGCACTGGGTCCCGGGTCCCGGGATGGACCTCTTCAACGCCCTGCGTGACGCCCTGGGAGGGGACCTGCCGCTGATCGCCGAGGACCTGGGCGTCATCACCCCGGACGTCGAGGCCCTGCGCGACGGGCTTGAGTTGCCGGGCATGGCCATCCTCCAGTTCGCCTTCGAGGATACCAGCGAGTGTTTCGGACACTGCCAGTTCCTGCCCCACAACCACCGACCGCGCCAGGTGGTCTACACCGGCACCCACGACAACAACACCATCGGCGGCTGGTGGTCGGAGCAGGCGGAGCCGATCCGCTCCCTGGTCTGCCGCTATTTCGACATCGACGGCAGCGAGCCCCACTGGGCCTTCATCCGCGCCGCCCTGGCCTCGGTGGCCTCGCTCGCCCTGTTCCCGCTGCAGGACCTGATGGGCGCCGGGGCCGCGGCGACCATGAACCGCCCCGGCACCGTGCAGGGCAACTGGGTCTGGCGGTTCCGTGAGGAGGACCTGGACCCCGCCGCGGCCGACCGACTGCGCGACCTGAGCCGTCTGTTCTGCCGGCGGCCCTATCCGCCGGCCGGGGGCTGA
- the queF gene encoding preQ(1) synthase, with amino-acid sequence MPSAPSRSLETFDNPQPGRDYTIRIRVPEFTCLCPKTGQPDFAELTLEYIPDQRCVELKSLKLYVWSYRDEGAFHEAVTNRILDDLVAATGPRFMRLTADFNLRGGIDTTVIAEHRAPGWSAPSLVQLP; translated from the coding sequence ATGCCCAGTGCCCCCAGCCGGTCCCTTGAGACCTTCGACAACCCGCAACCCGGGCGTGACTACACCATCCGCATCCGCGTCCCGGAGTTCACCTGCCTGTGCCCCAAGACCGGTCAACCGGACTTCGCGGAACTCACCCTGGAGTACATCCCGGACCAGCGGTGCGTGGAGCTCAAGTCGCTCAAGCTCTATGTCTGGTCCTATCGCGACGAGGGCGCCTTCCATGAGGCGGTGACCAACCGCATCTTAGACGACCTGGTGGCGGCCACCGGACCCCGCTTTATGCGCCTGACGGCGGACTTCAACCTGCGCGGGGGGATCGATACCACGGTGATCGCGGAGCACCGCGCCCCCGGCTGGTCGGCGCCCTCGCTGGTGCAACTGCCTTGA
- a CDS encoding DUF2939 domain-containing protein, with amino-acid sequence MRLGPAAADTRWGGRVISARRRRLGRVLMTLLLVMYGWLAWPFLTLWQLDRALVRNDQASLTRLVDLAAVRDAIRRTLNKDAGGTLGPFSDDFIEWLQQAIRRRGTSALEQEVTLAWVREQLLSRSPPGTGLWPALSWAFFDHPLHFTLRLGGAVTAPVVVRMRFAGGGWRVSALYF; translated from the coding sequence ATGAGGCTGGGCCCCGCGGCGGCCGACACCCGGTGGGGCGGCCGGGTCATCAGTGCCCGGCGACGGCGCTTAGGCCGGGTCCTGATGACGCTGCTGCTCGTCATGTACGGCTGGCTGGCCTGGCCCTTCCTGACGTTGTGGCAGTTGGACCGGGCCCTGGTCCGGAACGACCAGGCCAGCCTGACGCGGCTGGTGGACCTCGCCGCGGTGCGGGATGCGATCCGCCGCACCCTCAACAAGGACGCCGGCGGCACCCTGGGTCCCTTCTCCGACGACTTCATCGAGTGGCTGCAACAGGCCATCCGGCGCCGCGGCACCAGCGCCCTGGAGCAGGAGGTCACGCTGGCCTGGGTGCGGGAACAATTGCTGTCCCGCTCCCCGCCTGGGACCGGCCTCTGGCCCGCCCTCTCCTGGGCCTTCTTCGACCACCCGCTGCATTTCACGCTGCGCCTGGGCGGCGCGGTCACGGCGCCGGTCGTGGTCCGGATGCGCTTCGCCGGGGGCGGGTGGCGGGTCAGCGCCCTTTATTTCTGA
- a CDS encoding ATP-binding cassette domain-containing protein has protein sequence MLQLTDLSMRRGPRLLLSGASLTVYPGQKVGLVGANGSGKSSLFALLRGELHADTGDCSLPAGWELAHVAQHTPDGAGPAIEFVLDGDRELRRIQLDLAAADAAGDGLRHGELAGQLESIGGYGAESRAGRLLHGLGFAPGDERRPVNSYSGGWRMRLALARTLMCRSDLLLLDEPTNHLDLDAVIWLEAWLKSYQGTLILISHDRDFLDSVVSHTLHLEQGRLTLYAGNYSAFERQRAERLAQQQSAYERQQREVAHIHSFVERFRAKATKARQAQSRIKALERMELIAPAHVDSPFHFGFEAPTHLPHPLLRLEGLAAGYAGRPILKGLNLSLNPGDRIGLLGRNGAGKSTLVKVLAGDLAPSAGRRETAQELKVGYFAQHQLDQLRIDESPLKHLQRLDPKATEQALRDYLGGFGFDGDRASSPVAPLSGGEKARLVLALLIRQRPNLLLLDEPTNHLDLEMRQALSEALQEYEGALVLVSHDRHLLRVTADTLLLVDGGLVAPFDGDLDDYPAWLAARDPDRTGARPEAEAREGADRKQQRRQSADLRRALQPLRNRLQALERTLERLAARHQELASALAQPEIYAPEAKPRLLTLMEESNRVAAELAVAETQWLEVGEELEQRQAESA, from the coding sequence ATGCTGCAACTTACTGATCTATCAATGCGCCGCGGTCCGCGGCTGCTGCTGTCCGGGGCCAGTCTGACCGTCTATCCGGGTCAGAAGGTCGGTCTCGTGGGGGCCAACGGCTCGGGCAAGTCCAGCCTGTTCGCCCTGCTGCGCGGGGAACTGCACGCGGACACCGGGGACTGCTCACTGCCGGCCGGCTGGGAACTGGCCCATGTCGCCCAGCACACCCCGGACGGCGCGGGGCCGGCTATCGAGTTCGTCCTGGACGGCGATCGGGAACTGCGGCGCATCCAACTGGACCTGGCCGCCGCCGATGCGGCCGGGGACGGTCTGCGTCACGGTGAATTGGCCGGCCAGTTGGAGTCCATCGGGGGCTATGGGGCCGAGAGCCGCGCCGGGCGCCTGCTCCACGGGCTGGGCTTCGCCCCGGGCGACGAGCGCCGGCCGGTGAACAGCTATTCCGGCGGCTGGCGGATGCGCCTGGCGCTCGCCCGCACCCTGATGTGCCGCTCGGACCTGCTGCTGCTCGACGAGCCGACCAACCATCTGGACCTGGACGCGGTGATCTGGCTGGAGGCCTGGCTCAAGTCCTATCAGGGCACCCTGATCCTGATCTCCCACGACCGGGATTTTCTGGACAGCGTGGTCAGCCACACCCTGCACCTGGAGCAGGGGCGCCTCACCCTCTATGCCGGCAACTATTCGGCCTTCGAGCGCCAGCGCGCGGAGCGCCTCGCCCAGCAGCAGTCGGCCTACGAACGCCAGCAGCGCGAGGTCGCCCACATCCACAGCTTCGTAGAGCGCTTCCGCGCCAAGGCGACCAAGGCCCGGCAGGCACAGAGCCGGATCAAGGCCCTGGAGCGCATGGAACTGATCGCCCCGGCCCATGTGGACTCACCCTTCCACTTCGGCTTCGAGGCCCCGACGCACCTGCCCCACCCCCTGCTGCGTCTGGAGGGGCTGGCCGCCGGTTATGCCGGCCGGCCCATCCTCAAGGGATTGAACCTTAGCCTCAACCCGGGCGACCGGATCGGCCTGCTCGGCCGCAACGGGGCCGGCAAGTCGACGCTGGTCAAGGTCCTGGCCGGTGACCTGGCACCCAGCGCCGGACGCCGCGAGACCGCCCAGGAGTTGAAGGTCGGCTACTTCGCCCAGCACCAGCTCGACCAACTGCGGATCGATGAAAGCCCGCTCAAGCACCTGCAACGCCTGGACCCCAAGGCCACCGAGCAGGCCCTGCGCGACTACCTGGGCGGTTTCGGGTTCGATGGGGATCGCGCCTCGAGCCCGGTGGCGCCCCTGTCCGGCGGCGAGAAGGCGCGCCTGGTGCTGGCCCTGTTGATCCGTCAGCGCCCCAACCTGCTGCTGCTGGACGAGCCCACCAACCACCTGGACCTGGAGATGCGCCAGGCCCTGAGCGAGGCACTCCAGGAGTACGAGGGCGCTCTGGTGCTGGTCTCCCATGACCGGCACCTGCTGCGCGTGACCGCCGACACCCTGCTGCTGGTGGACGGCGGCCTGGTCGCACCCTTTGATGGGGACCTGGACGACTACCCGGCCTGGCTCGCCGCCCGCGACCCGGATCGCACCGGCGCGCGCCCCGAGGCCGAGGCCCGCGAGGGCGCCGACCGCAAGCAGCAGCGCCGCCAGTCCGCTGACCTGCGCCGCGCCCTGCAACCCCTGCGCAACCGCCTCCAGGCCCTGGAGCGGACCCTGGAGCGGCTGGCCGCCCGGCACCAGGAACTGGCGAGCGCCCTGGCGCAGCCCGAGATTTATGCCCCGGAGGCCAAACCGCGCCTGCTGACCCTGATGGAGGAAAGCAACCGGGTCGCGGCCGAGTTGGCGGTCGCCGAGACGCAGTGGCTGGAGGTCGGGGAGGAATTGGAGCAGCGGCAAGCGGAGTCGGCATGA
- a CDS encoding YifB family Mg chelatase-like AAA ATPase — protein sequence MSLCVLYSRAREGIDAPLVTVEVHLGGGLPALSIVGLPELAVRESKDRVRGALLNGRFQFPLGRITINLAPADLPKEGGRFDLAIALGILGASGQVRSGQLNAYEFLGELALSGDLRPVSGVLPAALATQRAGRELILPAENAAEAGLVGGLKLRPARHLMDLCGHLNGTDPLPVYVPDTAAVSDPDYPDLAEVRGQEHAKRALEVAAAGGHSLLLIGPPGTGKSMLANRLPGLLPPLSEAEALETAALRSISDRDAFDPTTWRQRPFRSPHHTASGVALVGGGSNPRPGEISLAHLGVLFLDELPEFDRRVLEVLREPLESGHIHISRAARQAEFPARFQLVAAMNPCPCGYLGDESGRCHCTAEQVARYRGRISGPLLDRIDMHVEVPRLDLARLAGPTPGGVSGGEGGSAATRARVGAARARAQARAGRPNCALRPREIERDCALDDQGQRLLQQALTRLALSARAYHRILKVARTIADLAGMEAITAAHLGEAVGYRRLDRGAA from the coding sequence ATCGACGCCCCTTTGGTGACCGTCGAGGTCCATCTGGGCGGCGGACTGCCGGCCCTCTCCATCGTCGGGCTGCCGGAACTGGCGGTCAGGGAGAGCAAGGACCGGGTGCGGGGCGCCCTGCTCAACGGGCGCTTCCAGTTTCCGCTCGGGCGCATCACCATCAACCTGGCCCCGGCAGACCTGCCCAAGGAGGGCGGGCGCTTCGATCTGGCCATCGCGCTCGGTATCCTGGGCGCCTCCGGTCAGGTCCGGTCGGGGCAACTGAACGCCTATGAATTCCTGGGCGAACTGGCCCTGTCCGGCGACCTGCGCCCCGTCAGCGGGGTCTTGCCGGCGGCCCTGGCGACTCAACGCGCCGGACGCGAACTGATCCTGCCGGCGGAGAACGCGGCAGAGGCGGGCCTGGTTGGCGGGCTCAAGCTGCGTCCGGCGCGCCACCTGATGGACCTGTGCGGACACCTCAACGGCACCGACCCCTTGCCGGTCTATGTGCCGGATACGGCCGCGGTGTCTGACCCGGACTACCCGGATCTCGCGGAGGTGCGGGGTCAGGAACACGCCAAGCGCGCCCTGGAGGTGGCCGCGGCGGGCGGGCACAGCCTGCTGCTGATCGGCCCGCCGGGCACCGGCAAGTCGATGCTCGCCAATCGCTTGCCCGGGCTCTTGCCGCCGCTGAGTGAGGCCGAGGCCCTGGAGACCGCGGCCCTGCGCTCCATCAGCGACCGCGATGCCTTCGACCCGACGACCTGGCGGCAGCGGCCCTTCCGCTCCCCGCACCACACCGCCTCCGGCGTGGCCCTGGTCGGCGGGGGAAGCAACCCGCGCCCGGGGGAGATCTCGCTCGCCCACCTGGGGGTGCTGTTCCTGGACGAATTGCCGGAGTTCGACCGGCGGGTGCTGGAGGTGCTGCGCGAGCCCCTGGAGTCCGGGCACATCCATATCTCCCGGGCCGCCCGCCAGGCGGAGTTTCCGGCGCGCTTCCAACTGGTGGCGGCCATGAACCCCTGCCCCTGCGGCTATCTGGGCGACGAGAGCGGGCGTTGCCACTGCACGGCGGAGCAGGTCGCGCGCTATCGCGGGCGCATCTCCGGCCCCCTGCTGGACCGTATCGACATGCATGTGGAGGTCCCGCGGCTGGATCTCGCCCGGCTGGCCGGTCCGACCCCGGGCGGCGTCTCGGGCGGTGAGGGAGGCAGTGCCGCGACCCGGGCGCGGGTCGGGGCGGCACGCGCACGGGCGCAGGCCCGGGCGGGGCGGCCCAACTGCGCCCTGCGCCCGCGCGAGATCGAGCGCGACTGTGCGCTCGACGATCAGGGCCAGCGGCTATTACAGCAGGCCCTGACCCGGCTCGCCCTGTCGGCGCGCGCCTATCACCGGATACTCAAGGTCGCGCGCACCATCGCCGACCTGGCGGGGATGGAGGCCATCACCGCGGCCCATCTGGGCGAGGCGGTGGGCTACCGGCGGCTGGATCGGGGGGCGGCGTGA